In Paenibacillus sp. G2S3, a single window of DNA contains:
- the purL gene encoding phosphoribosylformylglycinamidine synthase subunit PurL: MTQQVSVKEPTAEQIAEQKIYSQFGVSDSEYELIKSFMGRLPNYTEIGVFSVMWSEHCAYKNSKPLLKRFPVTGPRVLMGPGEGAGIVDIGDNQAVVFKIESHNHPSAVEPFQGAATGVGGIIRDIFSMGSRPIALLNSLRFGKLESDRVKYLFEHVVSGIAGYGNCIGIPTVGGEIMFDDSYDGNPLVNAMCVGLIDHDKIQRGVAKGVGNPVFYVGPPTGRDGIHGATFASVELSEESEAKRTAVQVGDPFMEKLVMESCLELIDSGIVIGIQDMGAAGLTCSSAEMASKAGNGLELYLDQVPQREDGMTPYEMMLSESQERMLFVVEPKDEAQAQEIFDRWGVICCKVGKVTDDGRLKLYHHGEVVGDMPVTALVDECPVYNKPSEVPAYYVENESVDTLRYAEVTDLGGALRTVLGSPTVASKAWVYNQYDYMVRTSTAVRPGSDAAVVTIHGTRKGLAMTTDCNGRYVYLDPEVGGRIAVSEAARNIVCSGAEPLAITDNLNFGNPEKPDVFWQMERAVDGMAEACRVLDTPVIGGNVSLYNENTTGSIYPTPVVGMVGLVTDTDHITTQGFKQEGDSILLLGVTKAELGGSEFQYAVHGVTEGRPPALDLATEKTLLSAVLTSIRGGLVRSAHDLSEGGLAVALAESCISGGIGANVELSANGLRSDVALFSESQSRIVLTAAPERAEELKAAIAASGVPVEIIGTVGGDRLRVNLDGASVLDEAVAELKFVWEDAIPCLMK; the protein is encoded by the coding sequence ATGACGCAGCAAGTATCCGTTAAGGAACCGACCGCAGAACAGATCGCAGAGCAGAAAATTTACAGCCAATTCGGTGTGTCGGACAGCGAATATGAGCTCATCAAGTCTTTTATGGGACGTTTGCCGAACTATACTGAAATCGGCGTATTCAGCGTAATGTGGTCCGAACACTGTGCATACAAGAACTCTAAGCCATTGTTGAAACGTTTCCCAGTTACTGGTCCACGTGTCCTGATGGGACCTGGCGAGGGCGCAGGGATTGTAGATATCGGAGACAACCAAGCGGTTGTATTCAAAATCGAAAGTCATAACCACCCCTCTGCGGTAGAACCTTTTCAAGGTGCGGCAACAGGCGTAGGTGGTATCATTCGTGATATTTTTTCCATGGGCTCAAGACCTATCGCACTGCTGAATTCCTTGCGTTTCGGCAAGCTGGAAAGCGATCGCGTGAAATATTTGTTCGAGCATGTCGTGTCGGGTATTGCTGGTTATGGTAACTGTATCGGGATTCCAACCGTGGGCGGCGAAATCATGTTCGATGATAGCTATGACGGTAACCCGCTTGTTAACGCAATGTGTGTCGGTCTAATTGATCATGATAAAATCCAACGCGGTGTCGCTAAAGGTGTAGGGAACCCAGTCTTCTACGTAGGTCCTCCTACTGGACGTGATGGGATTCATGGGGCTACTTTTGCATCCGTGGAACTAAGTGAAGAGTCCGAAGCAAAACGTACAGCTGTACAAGTAGGCGATCCATTTATGGAGAAACTCGTAATGGAATCTTGCCTGGAATTGATCGACAGCGGCATCGTTATTGGGATTCAGGATATGGGTGCGGCTGGACTTACCTGCTCTAGTGCAGAGATGGCAAGCAAAGCTGGTAATGGTCTGGAACTGTATCTTGATCAGGTGCCACAACGTGAAGACGGCATGACCCCTTATGAAATGATGCTTTCGGAATCGCAAGAACGGATGTTGTTCGTAGTAGAACCGAAGGATGAAGCTCAGGCGCAAGAGATTTTTGATCGCTGGGGTGTAATCTGCTGTAAGGTCGGTAAAGTTACGGATGACGGTCGCTTGAAGCTGTACCATCACGGTGAGGTTGTTGGTGACATGCCAGTAACAGCGCTTGTTGATGAGTGTCCAGTCTACAACAAACCATCTGAGGTTCCTGCTTATTATGTAGAAAATGAATCGGTAGATACGCTTCGTTACGCGGAAGTTACAGATCTAGGCGGCGCACTTCGTACTGTTCTTGGATCACCAACCGTAGCAAGCAAAGCTTGGGTATACAACCAATATGATTACATGGTGCGGACTAGTACGGCTGTTCGACCTGGATCTGATGCGGCTGTAGTTACCATTCATGGTACACGTAAAGGACTCGCGATGACTACGGACTGTAACGGTCGTTACGTTTATCTTGATCCTGAAGTGGGCGGACGGATTGCAGTCAGCGAAGCGGCACGTAACATCGTTTGTTCCGGTGCTGAACCGCTAGCTATTACAGATAACTTAAACTTCGGAAACCCTGAGAAGCCTGATGTGTTCTGGCAAATGGAGCGTGCGGTTGATGGTATGGCTGAAGCTTGTCGTGTGCTGGATACTCCGGTTATTGGCGGGAATGTCAGTCTTTATAACGAAAATACGACGGGATCCATTTACCCAACACCGGTTGTCGGCATGGTTGGTTTAGTAACGGATACGGATCATATTACGACTCAAGGCTTCAAACAAGAAGGAGATTCCATTCTTCTGCTAGGTGTAACAAAAGCTGAGCTTGGTGGTAGTGAATTTCAATATGCTGTTCATGGTGTAACCGAAGGCCGCCCTCCAGCTTTGGATTTGGCTACTGAGAAAACACTGCTGAGCGCAGTGCTTACCTCGATTCGCGGCGGTCTGGTGCGTTCAGCACATGACTTGTCCGAAGGCGGTCTTGCTGTAGCACTTGCAGAGAGCTGTATCAGTGGTGGTATTGGTGCGAACGTTGAACTTTCTGCTAATGGACTTAGATCCGATGTAGCTTTGTTCAGTGAGAGCCAATCACGTATCGTGCTGACGGCAGCGCCTGAACGTGCGGAAGAGCTAAAAGCAGCGATTGCTGCCAGCGGCGTTCCAGTGGAAATCATCGGAACTGTAGGTGGAGACAGACTGCGCGTAAATCTGGACGGTGCATCCGTATTAGATGAAGCTGTAGCAGAATTGAAATTCGTTTGGGAGGATGCTATTCCATGTCTTATGAAATAA
- the purF gene encoding amidophosphoribosyltransferase — MSYEIKTGKEQETPILWTGDFYNEGTGSGDIFDTLKEECGVFGVFGHPEAASMSYYGLHALQHRGEESAGICVADGRDFNYHRGMGLVKEVFDKDKIASLVGDMSIGHVRYSTSGDSRLTNAQPLVFKYRDGDLAIATNGNIVNEPLIRKQLEQSGSIFQTTSDTEVLAHLIARSSKDFVEAAKDALKQLVGGFAFLLMTNDKLIVASDSHGLRPLVMGRIGDAYIFASESCALEVIGAQLVRDIEPGELLVLDKNGLLEDRFTEPKRKALCAMEYIYFSRPDSDMNGANLHTARKRMGSRMALEAFVDADLVTGVPDSSISAAIGFAEQTGIPYELGLIKNKYTGRTFIQPSQELREQGVKMKLSAVRSVVDGKRVVMIDDSIVRGTTSRRIVNLLREAGAVEVHVRITSPPFKNPCFYGIDTPDRRDLIASYKTIAEMCEEINADSLAFLSPEGLITSIGGHNKDDYKGGLCLSCFDNDYPTQVDFGGEEKDGCSC; from the coding sequence ATGTCTTATGAAATAAAGACCGGGAAAGAGCAGGAGACTCCTATCCTGTGGACTGGTGACTTTTACAATGAAGGAACGGGCTCGGGAGATATTTTTGACACATTAAAAGAAGAATGCGGCGTTTTCGGGGTCTTCGGACACCCGGAAGCGGCGTCCATGTCTTATTACGGCTTGCACGCCTTACAGCACCGTGGGGAAGAAAGTGCGGGCATCTGCGTAGCAGATGGTCGTGATTTCAATTATCACCGCGGGATGGGGTTAGTAAAAGAAGTATTCGACAAGGACAAAATTGCCTCACTAGTTGGAGACATGTCCATCGGGCATGTACGTTATTCCACCAGCGGAGACAGCCGCTTAACCAATGCACAGCCGCTCGTATTCAAATATCGTGACGGTGATTTGGCGATTGCTACGAACGGTAACATAGTAAATGAACCGTTGATTCGTAAACAGCTTGAGCAAAGCGGATCGATCTTCCAAACCACAAGTGATACAGAAGTGCTGGCACATCTGATTGCGCGTTCATCTAAGGATTTTGTTGAGGCGGCTAAGGATGCGCTAAAACAACTGGTTGGCGGGTTCGCTTTTCTGCTCATGACGAATGACAAATTAATTGTCGCTTCGGATTCCCATGGTTTGCGTCCGCTTGTAATGGGACGGATCGGCGATGCCTATATTTTTGCTTCCGAATCTTGCGCCTTAGAAGTTATCGGAGCACAGTTAGTCCGCGATATCGAACCTGGCGAACTGCTCGTGCTTGATAAAAATGGCCTCTTAGAGGACCGTTTTACCGAGCCAAAACGTAAAGCGCTATGCGCGATGGAGTATATTTACTTCTCTCGCCCAGACAGTGATATGAATGGCGCTAACCTGCACACCGCCCGTAAGCGGATGGGTAGCCGCATGGCATTAGAAGCTTTCGTAGATGCTGACCTCGTAACTGGTGTACCGGATTCAAGTATCTCGGCAGCGATTGGATTTGCGGAGCAGACGGGCATTCCTTATGAGCTTGGGCTTATCAAGAATAAGTATACAGGCCGGACCTTCATCCAGCCGAGCCAAGAGCTGCGTGAGCAAGGTGTGAAAATGAAGCTAAGCGCCGTGCGCAGTGTGGTCGATGGCAAACGTGTTGTCATGATCGATGATTCCATCGTGCGTGGAACAACTTCACGGCGGATCGTCAATCTGCTTCGTGAAGCGGGAGCCGTCGAAGTGCATGTGAGGATTACATCGCCGCCCTTCAAGAATCCTTGCTTCTACGGCATTGATACCCCAGACCGCCGCGATCTCATCGCGTCCTACAAGACCATTGCGGAAATGTGCGAAGAGATTAATGCCGATTCCTTGGCATTTTTGTCACCAGAAGGCTTAATCACTTCCATTGGTGGTCACAACAAAGATGATTACAAAGGCGGGCTATGCCTTTCCTGCTTCGATAACGATTACCCGACGCAGGTTGATTTTGGCGGGGAAGAGAAAGATGGCTGCTCATGTTGA
- the purM gene encoding phosphoribosylformylglycinamidine cyclo-ligase gives MSEAYKNAGVDIAAGNEAVERMKKHVKRTYRPEVMTDLGGFGALFGLNKDKYEEPVLVSGTDGVGTKLKIAFAADRHDTIGIDAVAMCVNDIVVQGAEPLFFLDYLACDKVVPEKIEAIVAGIAEGCHQAGCALIGGETAEMPGMYSAGEYDIAGFTVGVADKAKLVTGANIAAGDTVIGLASSGVHSNGFSLVRKLLLEEDGYGLNDVLPELGAPLVDVLLAPTKIYVKPLLALLEQLPVKGMAHITGGGFIENIPRVLPDGVDVEINYGSWPILPIFGLMQNKGNVSNRDMFTTFNMGIGLVLVVSGADGERALELLKANGEEAYIIGKVTEGERKVTFTGAEV, from the coding sequence GTGTCGGAAGCTTATAAAAACGCCGGAGTGGATATTGCGGCTGGTAACGAAGCGGTAGAACGCATGAAAAAGCACGTAAAACGTACTTACCGTCCAGAAGTAATGACGGATCTTGGTGGGTTCGGAGCGCTGTTTGGCCTCAATAAAGATAAATATGAAGAGCCAGTGCTCGTATCGGGAACCGATGGTGTAGGCACGAAGCTCAAGATCGCGTTCGCTGCGGATCGCCATGACACGATTGGGATCGACGCTGTAGCTATGTGCGTGAACGACATTGTAGTGCAAGGCGCGGAGCCGCTATTTTTCCTCGATTATCTGGCTTGCGACAAAGTAGTACCGGAAAAAATCGAAGCGATCGTAGCAGGAATCGCAGAGGGCTGTCACCAAGCAGGTTGTGCGCTGATTGGCGGCGAAACAGCTGAAATGCCTGGCATGTATTCAGCGGGTGAGTATGATATCGCTGGATTCACAGTTGGCGTAGCTGACAAAGCGAAGCTGGTAACAGGTGCTAACATCGCTGCTGGAGACACAGTGATTGGTTTAGCTTCTAGCGGCGTGCACAGCAATGGCTTCTCACTGGTGCGTAAGCTTTTGCTTGAGGAAGATGGCTATGGCCTGAATGATGTGCTTCCCGAGCTTGGAGCTCCGCTTGTGGATGTACTTCTTGCACCAACTAAGATTTATGTGAAGCCTTTGCTGGCGCTCTTGGAGCAGCTTCCGGTGAAAGGGATGGCACATATTACGGGTGGCGGATTCATCGAGAATATCCCGCGCGTATTGCCTGACGGTGTAGATGTGGAGATTAATTACGGATCGTGGCCGATTCTGCCGATCTTCGGATTGATGCAGAACAAAGGAAACGTAAGCAACCGTGATATGTTTACTACTTTTAATATGGGAATTGGACTTGTTCTGGTAGTTAGTGGTGCTGATGGGGAACGTGCTCTTGAACTGCTCAAAGCGAACGGAGAAGAGGCGTATATCATTGGTAAAGTGACAGAAGGGGAACGCAAAGTAACCTTTACTGGAGCTGAAGTGTGA
- the purN gene encoding phosphoribosylglycinamide formyltransferase → MQWSRIAVFASGQGSNFAALIDAQRAGLLGEGTIELLVSDKPEAPVAKRAEDAGIPALLLRPKDFASRELYEAEIVAELQRREIGLVVLAGYMRLITPVLLTPYAGRIINIHPSLLPAFAGKDAIGQALDYGVKLTGVTVHFVDGGMDTGPVIAQRSVALQDNDTADSLAERIHKVEYELYPEVVGAFASGKVELSGRKTIIREK, encoded by the coding sequence ATGCAATGGAGTCGAATCGCTGTTTTTGCTTCTGGGCAAGGCAGTAATTTTGCTGCACTGATCGATGCACAGAGAGCGGGCTTGCTTGGTGAGGGCACTATTGAGTTGCTTGTATCCGACAAGCCAGAGGCACCTGTAGCTAAGCGTGCAGAGGATGCGGGCATTCCCGCCCTCTTGCTGCGGCCAAAAGACTTCGCCAGCCGTGAACTCTACGAAGCAGAGATTGTAGCAGAGCTTCAGCGGCGGGAAATCGGGCTGGTTGTGCTGGCAGGATACATGCGTCTTATTACGCCAGTGCTCTTAACGCCTTATGCTGGACGAATTATTAACATTCATCCATCGCTGCTGCCTGCTTTTGCAGGAAAAGATGCAATCGGACAAGCGCTGGATTATGGCGTGAAGCTGACGGGCGTTACTGTGCATTTTGTCGATGGAGGTATGGATACCGGGCCTGTTATTGCTCAGCGCAGCGTAGCCCTGCAGGATAACGACACGGCGGATTCATTGGCAGAACGTATTCATAAGGTTGAGTATGAGCTGTATCCCGAAGTGGTTGGCGCTTTTGCCAGCGGGAAAGTGGAACTGAGTGGAAGAAAGACGATTATCCGCGAAAAGTAA
- the ilvA gene encoding threonine ammonia-lyase IlvA, which yields MREEEDRIVGMEDIVRAHHVLREVIIRTPLQRDAVLSAKYDCDVYLKREDLQIVRSFKIRGAYNMIRSLSAEDRAKGIVCASAGNHAQGVAYSCKALGIKGKVYMPSTTPNQKVKQVRRFGGEFVEVILKGDTFDDAYDEALQACIDHGMTLIHPFDEPRIIAGNGTIAMEVMENLDHPADFMFVTIGGGGLAAGIATYVKTVSPSTKLIGVEPLGAASMTEAIKLGEVVTLKEINKFVDGAAVKRVGGLTYDICSRHLDDIVMVPEGKACTTILELYNENAIVVEPAGSLPIAALDQYRDQIRGKTVVCIISGGNNDIDRMQEIKERSLIYEGLKHYFMVNFPQRAGALREFLDEILGPEDDITRFEYIKKHDKENGPALVGIELLSIEAYEPLIERMQQKGVDYVEINKDSNLFNILI from the coding sequence ATGAGAGAAGAGGAAGACCGAATCGTAGGAATGGAAGATATCGTACGGGCTCATCACGTACTGCGGGAGGTCATCATCCGGACTCCACTACAGCGTGACGCCGTACTATCGGCCAAGTATGATTGCGATGTATATTTGAAGCGTGAGGATTTACAGATTGTCCGTTCTTTTAAAATCCGCGGAGCTTATAATATGATTCGTAGTTTATCCGCAGAAGATAGAGCCAAAGGTATTGTCTGCGCGAGTGCAGGAAACCATGCACAAGGTGTTGCCTATTCCTGTAAGGCACTTGGAATTAAGGGCAAGGTATATATGCCAAGCACAACACCTAATCAGAAGGTTAAACAAGTACGACGGTTCGGTGGCGAATTTGTTGAGGTCATTCTGAAGGGCGATACCTTCGATGATGCTTATGATGAAGCGCTGCAAGCTTGTATAGATCATGGAATGACTTTGATCCACCCGTTTGACGAGCCGAGAATTATTGCAGGCAATGGAACAATAGCGATGGAAGTAATGGAGAATCTGGACCATCCTGCGGATTTTATGTTCGTAACGATTGGTGGGGGCGGCCTGGCAGCAGGAATAGCCACTTATGTGAAGACGGTAAGTCCATCCACTAAGCTGATTGGCGTGGAACCGCTTGGTGCTGCTTCAATGACTGAAGCGATCAAGCTTGGAGAAGTGGTAACGCTAAAAGAAATCAACAAGTTCGTGGACGGAGCGGCTGTAAAGCGCGTGGGCGGACTGACTTATGATATTTGTTCCCGACATCTGGATGACATCGTGATGGTGCCTGAAGGCAAGGCTTGTACCACCATTCTGGAGCTGTATAACGAGAATGCTATAGTGGTTGAGCCAGCGGGCTCCTTACCTATCGCAGCACTTGATCAATACCGTGATCAAATCCGCGGGAAGACGGTCGTCTGTATCATTAGTGGGGGTAACAACGATATTGACCGTATGCAGGAGATCAAAGAGCGGTCACTGATTTACGAAGGCTTAAAGCACTACTTCATGGTGAACTTCCCACAACGGGCAGGTGCCCTGCGTGAATTCTTGGACGAAATCCTCGGTCCAGAGGACGATATTACCCGTTTCGAGTACATCAAGAAGCATGATAAAGAGAATGGTCCCGCGCTTGTAGGCATAGAGCTATTGTCCATTGAAGCTTATGAACCACTTATCGAACGGATGCAGCAGAAGGGTGTAGATTATGTAGAAATCAATAAGGATTCCAATCTCTTTAATATCCTTATTTAA
- a CDS encoding SEC-C metal-binding domain-containing protein — translation MSKIGRNDMCPCGSGKKYKKCCLGKEPSAVESIMQLVNKEEAAASETVAEKQEPVAQPEVKLTLATLRKKVSRDLKWEHPAHEQLALHLIESMRESYDRELIWEALVLWNGYSRKTKPAVKKMGSFCAAIEFILSEEYGFSLTQADLATKHEVTTPTISRKVKEMLNYIEEYGMGGAEEELLLLNVSDSPKDQEQALLQKAMETNSSKRRIQLAEAALEVYPDSPDAYLILAEEAENETDARAFLKAGMDAGERELGESFFAANKGHFWNLHETRPYIRICKSYADSCWFSGNAEEAQKVLEHILELNPEDNTGARYLLTAAYLYTNKLKKTEKVLEKFGNDAAATVAYDRMVLEYKKNGITSQLKMLYRVARNVNKHVPDYLLGIKRLPHNLPDFVGMGDANEAIEYVIVHSRLWTSLPDLLKWMLKQQD, via the coding sequence TTGAGTAAGATTGGAAGAAATGATATGTGTCCTTGCGGAAGCGGGAAAAAATATAAGAAATGCTGCCTTGGTAAAGAACCTTCTGCAGTAGAGTCCATCATGCAACTTGTAAACAAGGAAGAAGCGGCAGCTAGTGAGACTGTAGCTGAGAAACAGGAACCCGTAGCACAACCTGAAGTAAAGCTTACTCTTGCTACACTTAGAAAAAAAGTGTCACGTGATCTGAAATGGGAGCATCCAGCACATGAACAACTGGCGCTGCACCTTATTGAGAGTATGAGAGAAAGCTATGATAGAGAGCTTATTTGGGAAGCTCTAGTTCTGTGGAATGGTTATTCCCGTAAGACTAAGCCTGCTGTGAAGAAAATGGGCTCTTTCTGCGCGGCGATCGAATTTATTTTGTCTGAGGAATATGGCTTCTCCCTAACGCAAGCGGATCTTGCTACCAAACATGAGGTTACTACGCCTACGATTTCTAGAAAAGTTAAAGAGATGCTCAATTACATTGAGGAATATGGCATGGGTGGTGCAGAGGAAGAATTACTTCTGCTGAATGTCTCAGATAGTCCAAAGGATCAAGAGCAGGCGCTATTACAAAAGGCGATGGAAACTAACTCCTCCAAACGTCGGATACAGTTAGCTGAAGCTGCACTTGAAGTTTATCCGGATAGTCCGGATGCCTATCTCATTTTGGCTGAGGAAGCAGAGAATGAAACAGATGCTCGTGCTTTTCTGAAAGCAGGGATGGATGCAGGTGAACGTGAGCTTGGAGAGTCCTTTTTTGCTGCGAACAAAGGACATTTCTGGAACCTCCACGAGACTCGTCCATACATTCGAATCTGTAAAAGCTACGCTGACTCCTGTTGGTTTAGCGGAAATGCAGAAGAAGCACAAAAAGTACTTGAGCACATTCTAGAGCTAAACCCTGAAGATAATACAGGTGCGCGTTACCTTTTAACGGCTGCGTATCTCTACACCAACAAGCTCAAGAAGACAGAAAAGGTGCTGGAAAAGTTCGGTAATGATGCAGCAGCGACAGTAGCTTACGACCGTATGGTCTTAGAATATAAGAAAAATGGGATTACTTCCCAACTGAAAATGTTGTACCGCGTAGCGCGGAATGTGAACAAGCATGTGCCGGATTATTTGTTAGGAATTAAGAGATTGCCGCATAACCTACCGGATTTCGTAGGTATGGGCGATGCAAACGAAGCGATCGAATATGTGATTGTACACTCACGCTTGTGGACAAGCCTGCCTGATTTGCTGAAGTGGATGCTGAAGCAACAGGATTAG
- the purD gene encoding phosphoribosylamine--glycine ligase has product MDILVVGGGGREHAIIWSLSQSPEAGEIYCAPGNAGIAQLAECVPIGVFEFDRLTAFAKEKEVGLVVIGPDDPLAAGIVDAFEAQDIPVFGPRKNAAEIEGSKTFMKDLLHKYNIPTAAYEKFDDYEAALAYLREQPLPIVIKADGLAAGKGVTVAYAREEAEQALADIMVTKVFGDAGAQVVIEEFLAGQEMSILAFVDGETVRPMAAAQDHKPVFDGDKGPNTGGMGTYSPLPHIDEAIIQEAIETIIKPTAKAMVDEGRPFCGVLFAGLMISPEGKPKTIEFNARFGDPETQVVLPRLKSDLLEIFLAVTEGRLADIDIEWSDEAAVCVVLASGGYPGPYPKGVPIEGLEDSQGGLIFHAGTARAEDGSWVTNGGRVLGVVGLGATIAEARSAAYARAEGISFSGKQSRSDIAMKALV; this is encoded by the coding sequence ATGGATATTTTAGTGGTTGGCGGCGGTGGCCGGGAGCACGCAATTATTTGGAGTCTATCCCAAAGCCCCGAGGCAGGTGAAATCTATTGCGCACCCGGCAACGCCGGGATTGCGCAGTTAGCCGAATGTGTGCCGATCGGAGTATTTGAGTTCGATCGCCTGACGGCTTTTGCGAAAGAGAAGGAAGTAGGTCTTGTAGTAATTGGGCCAGATGATCCGCTCGCTGCTGGGATTGTGGACGCTTTTGAGGCACAGGATATTCCTGTGTTTGGCCCACGCAAGAATGCGGCGGAGATCGAAGGCAGCAAAACCTTTATGAAGGATCTTTTGCATAAATATAATATTCCGACAGCAGCCTATGAGAAGTTCGACGACTATGAAGCTGCGCTAGCTTATTTGCGGGAACAGCCGCTGCCGATCGTCATCAAGGCAGATGGTCTGGCCGCTGGCAAAGGCGTGACGGTTGCTTATGCTCGGGAAGAAGCAGAGCAAGCGCTCGCTGATATTATGGTCACTAAGGTATTCGGTGACGCTGGCGCTCAGGTTGTTATTGAAGAATTTCTAGCTGGACAGGAAATGTCGATTCTGGCTTTTGTCGATGGAGAGACGGTACGTCCTATGGCTGCTGCCCAGGATCATAAGCCCGTATTTGATGGGGATAAAGGTCCTAATACCGGCGGAATGGGTACCTATTCACCGTTACCGCATATTGATGAGGCCATTATCCAAGAAGCGATCGAGACCATCATTAAGCCGACGGCAAAAGCTATGGTGGACGAAGGTCGTCCCTTTTGCGGTGTACTATTTGCAGGACTGATGATTTCTCCTGAGGGGAAACCAAAGACGATTGAGTTTAATGCTCGTTTCGGTGATCCTGAGACACAGGTCGTGTTGCCTAGACTCAAGAGTGACTTGCTAGAAATCTTTCTGGCGGTCACAGAGGGTAGACTTGCAGATATCGACATTGAATGGAGCGACGAAGCGGCTGTATGCGTAGTTCTCGCGTCGGGAGGATATCCAGGTCCTTATCCAAAGGGTGTACCGATTGAAGGTCTTGAAGACAGCCAAGGAGGGCTGATCTTCCATGCCGGAACAGCGCGTGCTGAAGACGGAAGCTGGGTGACGAATGGTGGTCGGGTACTAGGCGTGGTAGGCCTAGGTGCTACGATTGCTGAAGCTCGTTCTGCAGCTTACGCTAGGGCCGAAGGAATTTCTTTTTCCGGAAAACAAAGCCGCAGCGACATCGCTATGAAAGCTTTGGTATAA
- the purH gene encoding bifunctional phosphoribosylaminoimidazolecarboxamide formyltransferase/IMP cyclohydrolase translates to MSIKRALVSVSDKQGIVDFCRELSALGVEIISTGGTSTLLAKEGVPVIGISDVTGFPEIMDGRVKTLHPAVHSGLLAVRDNEEHTRQMKELGLDYIDLVVVNLYPFAETIAKPDVSYEEAIENIDIGGPTMLRSAAKNHAFVSVVVDANDYATVLEEVRAGGDTTLETRKRLAAKVFRHTAAYDALISDYLANVTGEPLPERYTVTYEKIQDLRYGENPHQKAAFYRKPLAALDTLTAAEQLHGKELSYNNINDANAALQIVKEFEEPAVVAVKHMNPCGVGVGESVYEAYQKAYNADPTSIFGGIVAANRIIDADTANLLKDIFLEIVLAPGFTEEALEILTKKKNLRLLKIGNLSTASARKSSFVVTSIDGGMVVQESDVHSVNPDDLQVVTDRKPTEEELKQLLFGWKVVKHVKSNAIVLAADDMTVGVGAGQMNRVGAAKIAIEQAGDKSKGAVLASDAFFPMGDTLEMAAKAGITAVIQPGGSIKDEESIKVANEYGIAMVFTGVRHFKH, encoded by the coding sequence GTGAGTATCAAAAGAGCGCTAGTCAGCGTATCGGATAAACAAGGTATCGTGGATTTTTGCCGCGAGTTGTCTGCATTAGGCGTAGAAATTATCTCTACAGGTGGAACAAGCACGCTTTTGGCTAAAGAAGGTGTTCCAGTTATCGGGATTTCCGATGTGACAGGATTCCCAGAAATCATGGACGGACGTGTCAAAACCTTGCACCCTGCTGTACACAGTGGATTGCTTGCAGTTCGTGATAACGAGGAGCACACGCGTCAAATGAAGGAGCTTGGTCTGGACTACATCGATCTGGTTGTTGTGAATCTGTATCCGTTCGCGGAAACTATCGCAAAACCTGACGTATCCTACGAGGAAGCCATCGAGAATATCGATATCGGCGGACCTACGATGCTGCGTTCTGCGGCGAAGAACCATGCTTTTGTCAGTGTAGTGGTGGATGCTAATGACTACGCTACTGTACTTGAAGAGGTTCGCGCAGGTGGAGATACAACGCTAGAAACACGCAAACGTCTTGCGGCAAAAGTGTTCCGTCATACGGCGGCTTACGATGCCTTGATTTCCGATTATTTGGCTAACGTTACTGGCGAGCCTCTACCAGAGCGCTACACCGTGACTTATGAGAAAATTCAGGATCTGCGTTATGGCGAGAATCCGCATCAAAAAGCAGCGTTCTATCGCAAGCCATTGGCGGCACTTGATACACTCACTGCGGCTGAACAATTGCACGGAAAAGAGTTGTCTTATAACAATATCAACGATGCTAACGCAGCACTGCAAATTGTGAAAGAATTCGAAGAGCCTGCTGTCGTGGCGGTTAAACATATGAACCCTTGTGGTGTAGGTGTGGGTGAAAGTGTATACGAAGCTTATCAAAAAGCTTACAACGCGGATCCAACATCCATCTTTGGCGGAATTGTAGCAGCAAACCGCATTATTGATGCAGACACAGCGAACCTGCTGAAAGATATTTTCCTCGAAATCGTCTTGGCACCAGGCTTTACGGAAGAAGCACTGGAAATCCTTACGAAGAAAAAGAATCTCCGTTTGCTTAAAATCGGTAATCTTAGTACGGCTAGTGCGCGTAAGAGCAGCTTCGTAGTAACCTCCATCGATGGAGGAATGGTTGTACAGGAGAGCGATGTGCACTCTGTGAACCCAGATGATCTACAAGTCGTTACGGACCGTAAACCAACCGAGGAAGAATTAAAACAATTGTTGTTCGGATGGAAAGTAGTTAAGCATGTGAAATCTAATGCGATTGTGCTGGCTGCTGATGATATGACCGTTGGCGTAGGTGCAGGACAGATGAACCGCGTTGGTGCAGCTAAAATTGCAATCGAACAAGCTGGAGATAAGTCTAAGGGAGCCGTACTCGCTTCCGACGCTTTCTTCCCAATGGGTGATACGCTTGAAATGGCAGCAAAAGCAGGAATCACTGCAGTGATTCAGCCAGGCGGCTCCATTAAAGACGAAGAATCGATTAAGGTCGCTAATGAGTATGGTATTGCTATGGTCTTCACAGGCGTCCGTCACTTCAAACACTAG